From one Neovison vison isolate M4711 chromosome 1, ASM_NN_V1, whole genome shotgun sequence genomic stretch:
- the TREML1 gene encoding trem-like transcript 1 protein isoform X2, whose translation MGPNLLLLLLLGLAGQGSMVTFPEVLQAPVGGSILVQCHYRPQDIKARKVWCRFLPEGCQPLVSSAVDRRAPGGGRMFLTDLGGGLLQVEMITLQEEDAGEYGCVVEGATGPQTVHRVALDVLPPEKESYKTGTLADGSSSDTVGSASPAEPTQDEKSIPLIWGAVVLLSLLVAAVVLFAVMAKRKGNRLGVRGQPQSSGIRGMASSSVAHHISNSGLGLDLPSDVPYARLDSPPSFDNTTYSIPFDPPSEKSPPPAQPSSPPLPPKVLMCSKPVTYATVIFPGRDKGGGASCEPTQDPPNGQTPPS comes from the exons ATGGGCCCCAACCTGCTACTCCTGCTGCTCCTGGGACTGGCAG GCCAGGGCTCCATGGTCACCTTCCCAGAGGTGCTGCAGGCCCCCGTGGGGGGCTCCATTCTGGTGCAGTGCCACTACCGGCCTCAGGACATCAAGGCTCGGAAGGTATGGTGCCGCTTCTTGCCAGAGGGGTGCCAGCCCTTGGTGTCCTCCGCTGTGGATCGCAGAGCCCCGGGTGGCGGACGCATGTTTCTCACCGACCTGGGGGGCGGCCTGCTCCAGGTGGAGATGATTACCCTGCAGGAGGAGGATGCGGGCGAGTATGGTTGCGTGGTGGAGGGGGCCACAGGGCCCCAGACGGTGCACAGAGTCGCTCTGGACGTGCTCCCTCCAG AGAAGGAGAGCTATAAGACTGGGACTCTGGCTGATGGCTCCTCCTCAGACACTGTGGGCAGTGCCAGCCCTGCGGAACCCACCCAGGATGAGAAGAG CATCCCCTTGATCTGGGGCGCTGTGGTCCTGCTGAGCCTGCTGGTGGCAGCAGTGGTGCTGTTTGCTGTGATGGCCAAGAGGAAAG GGAACAGGCTTGGTGTCCGTGGCCAACCTCAGAGCAGCGGAATTCGGGGCATG GCCTCCTCCTCTGTGGCCCACCACATCAGTAACTCTGGACTGGGACTTGATTTGCCATCGGACGTTCCATATGCTAGGCTCGACTCACCACCTTCCTTTGACAATACCACCTATAGTATACCTTTTGATCCCCCATCAGAGaaatccccacccccagcccaaccctcatctccccctctgcctcctaaGGTATTAATGTGTTCTAAGCCTGTGACATATGCCACAGTCATCTTCCCTGGAAGGGACAAGGGTGGAGGGGCCTCCTGTGAGCCAACCCAGGATCCACCGAATGGCCAAACGCCACCCAGTTAA
- the TREM2 gene encoding triggering receptor expressed on myeloid cells 2 isoform X1 — protein sequence MESLWLLILVAVTELSGAHNTTVFQGMAGRSLQVSCPYNSLKHWGRRKAWCRQLEAGGPCQRVVSTHRSWLLSFITRRNGSTAIVDDALGGTLTITLRNLQAHDAGLYQCQSLYGDEADTLRKVLVEVLVDPLDHLDAGDLWIDDESKSFEDIHVEPSISRSLSEEGIPFPPTSILLLLACIFLSKFLAASALWAAAWRGQKLVTRPASELDCGHDPSYQLQTLTERRDT from the exons ATGGAGTCCCTCTGGCTGCTTATCCTGGTCGCCGTCACAG AGTTGTCTGGAGCCCACAACACGACAGTGTTCCAGGGCATGGCAGGCCGGTCCCTGCAGGTCTCCTGCCCCTACAACTCCTTGAAGCATTGGGGAAGACGCAAAGCCTGGTGCCGCCAGCTGGAGGCAGGGGGCCCGTGCCAGCGGGTTGTTAGCACCCACCGCTCATGGCTGCTGTCCTTCATAACGAGGAGGAATGGGAGCACGGCCATCGTGGACGACGCCCTGGGGGGCACACTCACCATCACGCTGCGGAATCTTCAAGCTCACGATGCTGGCCTCTACCAGTGCCAGAGTCTCTACGGTGATGAGGCTGACACCCTCAGGAAGGTCCTGGTGGAGGTGCTGGTTG ACCCCCTTGATCACCTGGACGCTGGAGATCTCTGGATCGATGATGAGTCCAAGAGCTTTGAGGATATCCACGTGGAGCCCAGCATCTCCAG GAGTCTCTCTGAAGAGGGGATCCCCTTCCCACCCACTTCCATCCTTCTCCTCTTGGCCTGCATCTTTCTCAGCAAGTTTCTAGCAGCCAGTGCTCTCTGGGCTGCGGCCTGGCGTGGGCAGAAACTGGTGACACGCCCGGCCAGTGAGCTGGACTGCGGCCACGACCCAAGTTACCAGCTCCAGACCCTAACAG AGCGGAGAGACACATGA
- the TREML1 gene encoding trem-like transcript 1 protein isoform X1, whose translation MGPNLLLLLLLGLAGQGSMVTFPEVLQAPVGGSILVQCHYRPQDIKARKVWCRFLPEGCQPLVSSAVDRRAPGGGRMFLTDLGGGLLQVEMITLQEEDAGEYGCVVEGATGPQTVHRVALDVLPPAPRLKEKESYKTGTLADGSSSDTVGSASPAEPTQDEKSIPLIWGAVVLLSLLVAAVVLFAVMAKRKGNRLGVRGQPQSSGIRGMASSSVAHHISNSGLGLDLPSDVPYARLDSPPSFDNTTYSIPFDPPSEKSPPPAQPSSPPLPPKVLMCSKPVTYATVIFPGRDKGGGASCEPTQDPPNGQTPPS comes from the exons ATGGGCCCCAACCTGCTACTCCTGCTGCTCCTGGGACTGGCAG GCCAGGGCTCCATGGTCACCTTCCCAGAGGTGCTGCAGGCCCCCGTGGGGGGCTCCATTCTGGTGCAGTGCCACTACCGGCCTCAGGACATCAAGGCTCGGAAGGTATGGTGCCGCTTCTTGCCAGAGGGGTGCCAGCCCTTGGTGTCCTCCGCTGTGGATCGCAGAGCCCCGGGTGGCGGACGCATGTTTCTCACCGACCTGGGGGGCGGCCTGCTCCAGGTGGAGATGATTACCCTGCAGGAGGAGGATGCGGGCGAGTATGGTTGCGTGGTGGAGGGGGCCACAGGGCCCCAGACGGTGCACAGAGTCGCTCTGGACGTGCTCCCTCCAG CTCCTCGACTGAAAGAGAAGGAGAGCTATAAGACTGGGACTCTGGCTGATGGCTCCTCCTCAGACACTGTGGGCAGTGCCAGCCCTGCGGAACCCACCCAGGATGAGAAGAG CATCCCCTTGATCTGGGGCGCTGTGGTCCTGCTGAGCCTGCTGGTGGCAGCAGTGGTGCTGTTTGCTGTGATGGCCAAGAGGAAAG GGAACAGGCTTGGTGTCCGTGGCCAACCTCAGAGCAGCGGAATTCGGGGCATG GCCTCCTCCTCTGTGGCCCACCACATCAGTAACTCTGGACTGGGACTTGATTTGCCATCGGACGTTCCATATGCTAGGCTCGACTCACCACCTTCCTTTGACAATACCACCTATAGTATACCTTTTGATCCCCCATCAGAGaaatccccacccccagcccaaccctcatctccccctctgcctcctaaGGTATTAATGTGTTCTAAGCCTGTGACATATGCCACAGTCATCTTCCCTGGAAGGGACAAGGGTGGAGGGGCCTCCTGTGAGCCAACCCAGGATCCACCGAATGGCCAAACGCCACCCAGTTAA
- the TREM2 gene encoding triggering receptor expressed on myeloid cells 2 isoform X3 gives MESLWLLILVAVTELSGAHNTTVFQGMAGRSLQVSCPYNSLKHWGRRKAWCRQLEAGGPCQRVVSTHRSWLLSFITRRNGSTAIVDDALGGTLTITLRNLQAHDAGLYQCQSLYGDEADTLRKVLVEVLVDPLDHLDAGDLWIDDESKSFEDIHVEPSISRAERHMREEDPAWDESQDRPAGTLPACTLAPRPPRLLVLLWQKASLPIPCFPWVWEQRGVFVCVGGGRTFANFWTSDIKYSHK, from the exons ATGGAGTCCCTCTGGCTGCTTATCCTGGTCGCCGTCACAG AGTTGTCTGGAGCCCACAACACGACAGTGTTCCAGGGCATGGCAGGCCGGTCCCTGCAGGTCTCCTGCCCCTACAACTCCTTGAAGCATTGGGGAAGACGCAAAGCCTGGTGCCGCCAGCTGGAGGCAGGGGGCCCGTGCCAGCGGGTTGTTAGCACCCACCGCTCATGGCTGCTGTCCTTCATAACGAGGAGGAATGGGAGCACGGCCATCGTGGACGACGCCCTGGGGGGCACACTCACCATCACGCTGCGGAATCTTCAAGCTCACGATGCTGGCCTCTACCAGTGCCAGAGTCTCTACGGTGATGAGGCTGACACCCTCAGGAAGGTCCTGGTGGAGGTGCTGGTTG ACCCCCTTGATCACCTGGACGCTGGAGATCTCTGGATCGATGATGAGTCCAAGAGCTTTGAGGATATCCACGTGGAGCCCAGCATCTCCAG AGCGGAGAGACACATGAGAGAAGAGGACCCCGCGTGGGACGAGTCCCAGGATAGGCCTGCTGGAACCCTCCCAGCCTGCACACTGGCCCCTCGGCCACCCAGACTCCTAGTTCTGCTTTGGCAGAAGGCCAGCCTACCCATCCCGTGCTTCCCCTGGGTCTGGGAACAgaggggtgtgtttgtgtgtgtgggtgggggaagaACATTTGCCAACTTTTGGACATCGGACATTAAATACTCTCACAAATAA
- the TREML1 gene encoding trem-like transcript 1 protein isoform X3: MGPNLLLLLLLGLAGQGSMVTFPEVLQAPVGGSILVQCHYRPQDIKARKVWCRFLPEGCQPLVSSAVDRRAPGGGRMFLTDLGGGLLQVEMITLQEEDAGEYGCVVEGATGPQTVHRVALDVLPPGEEKESYKTGTLADGSSSDTVGSASPAEPTQDEKSIPLIWGAVVLLSLLVAAVVLFAVMAKRKGNRLGVRGQPQSSGIRGMASSSVAHHISNSGLGLDLPSDVPYARLDSPPSFDNTTYSIPFDPPSEKSPPPAQPSSPPLPPKVLMCSKPVTYATVIFPGRDKGGGASCEPTQDPPNGQTPPS; encoded by the exons ATGGGCCCCAACCTGCTACTCCTGCTGCTCCTGGGACTGGCAG GCCAGGGCTCCATGGTCACCTTCCCAGAGGTGCTGCAGGCCCCCGTGGGGGGCTCCATTCTGGTGCAGTGCCACTACCGGCCTCAGGACATCAAGGCTCGGAAGGTATGGTGCCGCTTCTTGCCAGAGGGGTGCCAGCCCTTGGTGTCCTCCGCTGTGGATCGCAGAGCCCCGGGTGGCGGACGCATGTTTCTCACCGACCTGGGGGGCGGCCTGCTCCAGGTGGAGATGATTACCCTGCAGGAGGAGGATGCGGGCGAGTATGGTTGCGTGGTGGAGGGGGCCACAGGGCCCCAGACGGTGCACAGAGTCGCTCTGGACGTGCTCCCTCCAGGTGA AG AGAAGGAGAGCTATAAGACTGGGACTCTGGCTGATGGCTCCTCCTCAGACACTGTGGGCAGTGCCAGCCCTGCGGAACCCACCCAGGATGAGAAGAG CATCCCCTTGATCTGGGGCGCTGTGGTCCTGCTGAGCCTGCTGGTGGCAGCAGTGGTGCTGTTTGCTGTGATGGCCAAGAGGAAAG GGAACAGGCTTGGTGTCCGTGGCCAACCTCAGAGCAGCGGAATTCGGGGCATG GCCTCCTCCTCTGTGGCCCACCACATCAGTAACTCTGGACTGGGACTTGATTTGCCATCGGACGTTCCATATGCTAGGCTCGACTCACCACCTTCCTTTGACAATACCACCTATAGTATACCTTTTGATCCCCCATCAGAGaaatccccacccccagcccaaccctcatctccccctctgcctcctaaGGTATTAATGTGTTCTAAGCCTGTGACATATGCCACAGTCATCTTCCCTGGAAGGGACAAGGGTGGAGGGGCCTCCTGTGAGCCAACCCAGGATCCACCGAATGGCCAAACGCCACCCAGTTAA
- the TREM2 gene encoding triggering receptor expressed on myeloid cells 2 isoform X2 produces MAGRSLQVSCPYNSLKHWGRRKAWCRQLEAGGPCQRVVSTHRSWLLSFITRRNGSTAIVDDALGGTLTITLRNLQAHDAGLYQCQSLYGDEADTLRKVLVEVLVDPLDHLDAGDLWIDDESKSFEDIHVEPSISRSLSEEGIPFPPTSILLLLACIFLSKFLAASALWAAAWRGQKLVTRPASELDCGHDPSYQLQTLTERRDT; encoded by the exons ATGGCAGGCCGGTCCCTGCAGGTCTCCTGCCCCTACAACTCCTTGAAGCATTGGGGAAGACGCAAAGCCTGGTGCCGCCAGCTGGAGGCAGGGGGCCCGTGCCAGCGGGTTGTTAGCACCCACCGCTCATGGCTGCTGTCCTTCATAACGAGGAGGAATGGGAGCACGGCCATCGTGGACGACGCCCTGGGGGGCACACTCACCATCACGCTGCGGAATCTTCAAGCTCACGATGCTGGCCTCTACCAGTGCCAGAGTCTCTACGGTGATGAGGCTGACACCCTCAGGAAGGTCCTGGTGGAGGTGCTGGTTG ACCCCCTTGATCACCTGGACGCTGGAGATCTCTGGATCGATGATGAGTCCAAGAGCTTTGAGGATATCCACGTGGAGCCCAGCATCTCCAG GAGTCTCTCTGAAGAGGGGATCCCCTTCCCACCCACTTCCATCCTTCTCCTCTTGGCCTGCATCTTTCTCAGCAAGTTTCTAGCAGCCAGTGCTCTCTGGGCTGCGGCCTGGCGTGGGCAGAAACTGGTGACACGCCCGGCCAGTGAGCTGGACTGCGGCCACGACCCAAGTTACCAGCTCCAGACCCTAACAG AGCGGAGAGACACATGA